In a single window of the Hippoglossus hippoglossus isolate fHipHip1 chromosome 7, fHipHip1.pri, whole genome shotgun sequence genome:
- the sypa gene encoding synaptophysin a: MDVLNQMVAQGQFRVLKVPLGFIKILQWFFAIFAFSTCGSYSGMFRMAVECKNRTESNLSIEVEFEYPFRLHQVNFFAPTCKGGATDQFFLVGDYSSSAEFFVTIGVFAFLYSMAALSIYVFFFEKYKENNKGPLVDLGLTGVFAFMWLVSSAAWAKGLSDVKTATNPDQVITLIPACVDEGNTCREVHDPVMSGLNTSVAFGFINLVLWAGNLWFVFKETGIIAPFMRPPPPQEKPAAPEAYGQQGAYEQDPYASNQGGYQPDYNQQDPEYGQGYTQQGAPTSFSNQM, from the exons ATGGACGTGTTAAATCAG atgGTGGCCCAGGGTCAGTTCAGGGTGCTGAAGGTTCCTCTTGGTTTCATTAAGATCTTACAGTGG tTCTTTGCCATCTTTGCCTTCTCCACCTGCGGCAGTTATTCTGGGATGTTCCGGATGGCGGTGGAGTGTAAGAACCGAACGGAAAGCAACCTGAGTATCGAGGTGGAGTTTGAGTATCCGTTCAG aCTTCACCAGGTGAATTTCTTTGCCCCAACCTGCAAGGGCGGAGCCACGGATCAATTCTTCCTGGTTGGCGACTACTCTTCCTCTGCCGAATTCTTTGTCACCATCGGCGTATTCGCTTTCCTCTACTCCATGGCCGCTCTCAGCATCTACGTCTTCTTTTTCGAAAAGTACAAGGAGAACAACAAAGGCCCGCTGGTC GACCTCGGATTGACCGGAGTGTTCGCCTTCATGTGGCTGGTGAGCTCGGCGGCCTGGGCCAAAGGTCTGTCCGACGTGAAGACAGCTACAAATCCAGACCAGGTGATCACTCTGATCCCTGCCTGCGTTGACGAGGGGAACACCTGTCGTGAAGTTCATGACCCGGTCATGTCTGGACTCAACACCTCTGTG GCTTTTGGATTCATCAACCTGGTTCTGTGGGCCGGAAACCTCTGGTTCGTCTTTAAGGAGACGGGCATCATCGCTCCCTTCAtgcggcctcctcctcctcaggaaaAACCTGCTGCACCAGAAGCCTACGGCCAGCAGGGGGCATACGAACAAGACCCGTACGCCAGCAACCAGGGAGGATACCAACCCGACTACAACCAGCAG GATCCAGAGTACGGTCAGGGTTACACCCAGCAGGGGGCGCCCACCTCCTTCTCTAACCAGATGTGA
- the pcsk1nl gene encoding proprotein convertase subtilisin/kexin type 1 inhibitor, like codes for MAYLSYLLLSTALIHTAQSLPVGHGGGRDLDLSVGGVRRQRRALLPYEEQMMSYPYIQGGGGDNDLYYQSDDWRGRGLNQALQRLVDRDQRREQEEEQRAAYLAALLRLLNEAESVGLVGPEDMAVVEEEEDEEDQGPPGDFQGPVPADYDETGRGMSMGRPQAAWWGLLEPQLAQTLMDRMEPQLVQTLLERARQEKLQQTGRGLNRDQDTLRRMVARILSSIGPNNAPVNSSGRRARRDLSVTSVEPISSTHRRTRRSLDDLTPPSPSNDPPLLRVKRLEEEEEEENLRPLTAGLQRMKRIDTMATAAEEELNHGIRRRRRRAAMNYDPQILIDQIVNYMRE; via the exons ATGGCGTATCTCAGCTACCTGCTGCTCAGCACCGCTCTCATCCACACCGCCCAG TCTCTACCTGTAGGGCATGGAGGGGGGCGTGACCTGGACTTGTCAGTGGGCGGAGTCAGACGCCAGCGcagagccctgctgccctatGAGGAGCAAATGATGTCATATCCTTACATACAAGGGGGAGGCGGGGACAATGACCTGTACTACCAATCAGATGactggagggggaggggcttGAACCAGGCCCTGCAGCGACTGGTGGACAGAGACCAGAGGCGggaacaggaagaggagcagcgagCAG CCTACCTGGCCGCTCTGCTACGCCTCCTGAACGAGGCAGAGAGCGTGGGATTGGTCGGCCCGGAAGACATGGCGGTtgtcgaggaggaggaggatgaggaggatcaGGGGCCCCCTGGGGACTTCCAGGGCCCGGTCCCCGCAGACTATGATGAGACAGGGCGGGGTATGAGCATGGGGAGGCCCCAGGCTGCATGGTGGGGCCTCCTGGAGCCCCAGCTGGCTCAGACCTTGATGGATAG GATGGAGCCTCAGCTGGTTCAGACCCTGCtggagagagcgagacaggAGAAACTCCAACAGACAGGACGAGGACTAAACAGAGACCAGGACACTCTGAG ACGGATGGTTGCTAGGATACTGTCCAGCATCGGCCCTAACAACGCACCGGTGAACTCCTCAGGTCGCAGAGCGAGGAGAGACCTGTCTGTCACCTCAGTTGAACCCATTAGCTCCACCCATAGGAGAACTCGCCGTTCCCTTGACGACCTGACACCTCCATCACCTAGCAATGACCCCCCACTCCTCAGGGtgaagaggctggaggaggaggaggaggaggagaatctCCGTCCCCTCACTGCTGGGCTGCAGAGGATGAAACGCATTGATACCATGGCCACCGCAGCCGAGGAAGAACTGAATCATGGGATTCGTAGGCGCCGGAGGAGAGCCGCCATGAATTATGACCCCCAAATATTGATCGATCAGATTGTGAATTACATga